In the Limanda limanda chromosome 1, fLimLim1.1, whole genome shotgun sequence genome, one interval contains:
- the LOC133001623 gene encoding SWI/SNF-related matrix-associated actin-dependent regulator of chromatin subfamily B member 1-like: MQLALTKTFGQKPVKFQLEQDGDFYMVGSEVGNYLRMFRGSLYKRYPSLWRRLASVEERKKIVASSHATSVTLLKASECEEIFEGNDEKYKALSISTEPPAYLREQKAKRSSQWVPTLPNSSHHLDAVPCSTTINRNRIGRDKKRTFPLCFDDHDPAVIHENAAQVEALVPIRLDMEIEGQKLRDAFTWNMNEKLMTPEMFAEILCDDLDLNPLAFVPAIASAIRQQIESYPADSVLEEQADQRIIIKLNIHVGNISLVDQFEWDMSERENSPESFALKLCSELGLGGEFVTTIAYSIRGQLSWHQRTYAFSENPLPTVEIAIRNTGDADQWCPLLETLTDAEMEKKIRDQDRNTRRMRRLANTAPSW; the protein is encoded by the exons ATGCAATTGGCTCTAACGAAAACATTTGGTCAGAAGCCAGTTAAGTTTCAATTGGAACAAGATGGGGACTTTTACATGGTTGGGTCGGAG GTTGGAAACTATTTGCGTATGTTCAGAGGTTCTTTGTATAAAAGATACCCATCTTTATGGAGGAGGCTGGCctcagtggaggagaggaaaaaaattgTAGCATCATCACATG CCACTAGTGTTACTCTACTGAAGGCATCTGAATGTGAAGAGATCTTTGAGGGAAATGACGAGAAATACAAGGCACTGTCCATCAGCACGGAGCCTCCAGCTTACCTCAg gGAGCAGAAAGCAAAAAGAAGCAGTCAGTGGGTCCCCACATTGCCCAACAGCTCTCACCATCTAGATGCTGTGCCTTGCTCAACCACCATCAACCGAAACAGAATTGGACGTGACAAGAAGAGGACCTTTCCCCTGTG TTTTGACGACCATGACCCTGCAGTTATCCATGAGAATGCGGCCCAGGTAGAGGCTCTGGTTCCAATTCGTCTGGACATGGAGATAGAAGGACAGAAACTACGAGATGCCTTCACGTGGAACATGAATG AGAAACTGATGACCCCAGAGATGTTTGCAGAGATTTTGTGTGATGACCTAGACCTGAATCCTCTGGCCTTTGTCCCTGCCATTGCCTCAGCCATTCGCCAGCAGATTGAGTCCTACCCAGCTGACAGCGTACTAGAGGAGCAGGCTGACCAGAGAATCATCATTAAG CTGAACATCCATGTTGGAAACATCTCTTTAGTGGACCAGTTTGAGTGGGACATGTCAGAGAGGGAGAATTCCCCAGAGTCGTTTGCACTGAAACTATGCTCTGAGCTGGGTTTGGGCGGAGAGTTTGTCACCACTATCGCCTACAGCATTCGAGGTCAACTCAGCTGGCACCAGAGGACATATGCCTTCAG TGAGAATCCACTCCCCACTGTGGAGATTGCCATCCGCAACACAGGTGATGCAGACCAGTggtgccccctgctggagacACTCACAGATGCTGAAATGGAGAAGAAGATCCGAGACCAAGACAGGAACACAAG GCGTATGAGAAGACTGGCCAACACTGCTCCATCCTGGTAG
- the psmb7 gene encoding proteasome subunit beta type-7, protein MATLTVKVPPFGGFNFENSKRNAALEGAVNKVGSSLPAARKTGTTICGIVFKDGVILGADTRATEGMIVADKNCSKIHYISSNIYCCGAGTAADTEMTTRIISSNLELHSLSTGRVPRVATANRMLKQMLFRYQGYIGAALVLGGVDCNGPHIYSIYPHGSTDKLPYVTMGSGSLAAMAVFEDRYKPDMEEEEAKRLVRDAIAAGIFNDLGSGSNIDLCVITKGKVDYIRPHDEANKKGVRTGDYKYKRGATGVLTKVVTPLDLELVDESVHTMDTS, encoded by the exons ATGGCGACATTGACAGTAAAAGTACCACCGTTCGGCGGCTTCAATTTCGAAAACTCCAAAAG aAATGCTGCTTTGGAAGGTGCAGTGAACAAAGTGGGCTCCAGTTTACCTGCCGCTCGAAAAACAGGAACTACCATCTGTGGTATTGTCTTCAAG GATGGTGTTATCTTGGGAGCTGACACTAGAGCCACTGAAGGCATGATAGTGGCAGACAAGAACTGCTCGAAAATCCATTACATCTCCTCAAACATTTA TTGTTGTGGAGCAGGAACAGCTGCCGACACAGAGATGACCACTCGGATAATTTCCTCGAACCTGGAACTTCATTCCCTTTCTACTGGCAGAGTGCCACGTGTGGCCACTGCTAACCGCATGCTCAAGCAAATGCTCTTCAG ATATCAGGGCTACATTGGGGCTGCTCTGGTCCTGGGTGGAGTTGACTGTAATGGTCCCCACATTTACAGCATCTACCCTCATGGCTCCACTGACAAGCTGCCCTATGTCACCATGG GTTCTGGGTCTCTGGCAGCTATGGCAGTATTTGAGGACCGCTACAAGCCTGACATGGAG GAGGAAGAGGCCAAACGGTTGGTGCGTGACGCCATTGCTGCTGGTATCTTCAATGACCTGGGCTCCGGAAGCAACATTGACCTTTGTGTTATCACCAAGGGAAAAGTAGACTATATCCGACCCCATGATGAGGCCAACAAGAAGGGTGTCAG AACTGGTGACTACAAGTACAAAAGGGGTGCCACTGGTGTGCTGACAAAGGTTGTGACCCCACTGGACCTGGAGCTGGTGGATGAATCTGTACACACTATGGATACCTCctaa